From a single Toxoplasma gondii ME49 chromosome II, whole genome shotgun sequence genomic region:
- a CDS encoding DEAD/DEAH box helicase domain-containing protein (encoded by transcript TGME49_222140), producing the protein MGAPRFSSSHPPYALPSVRWSSDKHRVSGACLLHSLCFSHCLPPPSTPGSSLSSSSSSSSSSSSSSSFSASRLSCLDSVRLRKRLTMEPRGFPRLFLFFLRVSLLVCVFLLPESSASITNSKSRASLSCQVLSPALLSSILPLSPSSVSSPSLSSRRPSSPSLFSKVWSPCFAAAASKKKPHEDASRSSRAWAPASAFMPSCAFAAAAFSSSFSPSWSCSSPLFATDVRSRHSPCRGHPFPLRDSATKSLSVASFLSASLSAGQSAGKASQTLHASASLPGTAEEAALSSPSPRLAAADGEEAEQAAKLEPANSEASSDRETACRGEQGKRLTDAALVSEEGKKRGSSEENARLDCDANGKTATQNAVCFGDAPVSSSPQEEEGDYWSDERSAPEERGREDASEEAKKKRAETGEERDAQRSKNLSETQTRSMKRKEQEDRTAKEQRFGETPDEDGETLTLLFPEEEEARQKTAVAAAAARAVAATTGKLFSSLHPKISTATVEALRARGITTMTPIQSESYEVLFEGRDVVARSETGSGKTIGFALPLMERERREMEKDFSRDSPAEDGNSSANDTSRDSGFYEQPRLLILEPTRELARQVAQEVERLGESLDLSSFCVYGGVPMESQLRQLRREKQRTAGRLLSPGTPDGASSSEKRLRKQAASGRLDVLIATPGRLLDLMGLNEGRETPQRDIDLSSVRRVVLDEADEMLKLGFAADVERILQKVKENPFNVQLILFSATTPGWVQDVAGTHLRNPTNIDILAERKLRTSTTVSHLAVRLPSLTPSASALPRSSSSGRGSSSAVAAAAPLLQDLILAESENGKQAIVFVPTKADADALANAADFERVGASVLHGDIGQETRQAVMEGFRRGKCQKTLCFSRRQWPGRAKRAPQMWRVVEKELLKS; encoded by the exons ATGGGAGcgcctcgtttctcttcttctcatcctcCCTACGCCTTGCCGTCTGTCCGCTGGTCTTCAGACAAGCATCGCGTCTCTGGGGCATGTCTTCTCCATTCTTTATGCTTTTCACACTGCCTCCCACCGCCATCCACTCCGGGCtcctcgttgtcttcttcctcttcttcttcctcttcttcttcttcctcttcttctttctctgcttcgcgcctTTCTTGTTTGGATTCGGTGCGTCTGCGAAAGAGGTTGACGATGGAGCCTCGGGGGTTTCctcgtttgtttcttttcttccttcgcgtctctctcctcgtgtgcgtgtttcttcttcctgagTCTTCGGCGTCAATCACCAACTCAAAAAGCCGCGCCAGTCTCTCGTGTCaagttctctctcccgctctgCTGAGTTCGAttcttcccctgtctccttcctctgtttcgtctccctcgctgtcttctcgtcgtccgtcttctccttctcttttctcaaAGGTGTGGTCTCCTTGTTTCGCGGCTGCcgcgtcgaagaagaaacctcACGAAGACGCCAGTCGGTCGTCCAGGGCCTGGGCGCCGGCCTCTGCCTTCATGCCCTCGTGCGCTTTTGCTGccgctgctttctcgtcctctttctctccgtcttggTCTTGTTCGTCTCCGCTTTTCGCCACAGATGTTCGCTCGCGTCACTCCCCCTGTCGAGGGCATCCTTTCCCTCTTCGGGATTCGGCGACGAAGTCGCTCTCCGtcgcgtccttcctctctgcgtccctTTCCGCTGGGCAGTCGGCGGGCAAGGCGTCGCaaacactgcatgcgtctgccaGTCTCCCCGGAACTGCGGAGGAGGCGGCTCtgtcctcgccgtctccgcgcCTCGCTGCCGCAGAtggggaagaagcggagcAAGCCGCGAAGCTTGAGCCTGCGAACTCTGAAGCTTCGAGCGACCgagagactgcatgcaggggcGAACAGGGCAAGCGTTTGACGGACGCTGCGCTTGtctctgaagaaggcaagaaaagaggaagcagcgaagagaacgcAAGGCTGGACTGCGATGCGAACGGAAAGACGGCGACCCAGAACGCTGTTTGTTTCGGAGATGCACCCGTCAGTTCCTCCccccaggaagaagaaggtgactATTGGAGTGACGAGCGTTCGGCgcctgaagagagaggaagagaagacgcctcagaagaggcaaagaaaaaaagagcagaaacgggagaagaacgagacgcgCAGAGGTCGAAAAATCTgtcggagacacagacaaggAGCATGAAGCggaaagaacaggaagatCGGACTGCGAAAGAACAGCGTTTTGGGGAGACACCagacgaggacggagagacactTACACTCCTCttcccagaagaagaagaagctcgacagaaaacc GCAGTTGCTGCAGCGGCAGCGCGAGCGGTGGCTGCGACAACAGGCaaactgttttcttctttgcatcCG aaAATATCGACCGCCACTGTCGAGGCCTTGAGGGCGAGAGGCATCACCACGATGACGCCGATTCAG AGTGAAAGCTACGAGGTCTTGTTCGAGGGCCGCGACGTCGTCGCCAGAAGCGAAACGGGCAGTGGCAAGACAATCGGCTTTGCCTTGCCGCTGATGGAGCGCGAGCGAcgagaaatggagaaagaCTTCTCCCGAGACTCTCCAGCAGAAGACGGAAACTCTTCTGCGAATGAcacaagcagagacagcggcttCTACGAACAGCCGAGACTCTTGATACTCGAACCGACAA GGGAACTGGCTCGGCAGGTCGCCCAGGAAGTGGAGCGCCTTGGCGAGTCTCTTgacctctcttccttctgcgtctaCGGGGGAGTGCCTATGGAGTCTCAGCTGCGCCAGTTGCGGCGCGAAAAGCAGCGCACAGCTGGGCGACTTCTGTCTCCGGGGACGCCAGACGGTGCGTCTTCGTCGGAGAAGCGTTTGAGAAAGCAGGCGGCGTCAGGGCGGCTCGACGTCCTCATTGCGACGCCAGGGCGCCTGCTCGACCTCATGGGCCTCAacgagggcagagagacaccccaGCGAGACATTGA CCTTTCCTCTGTGCGTCGCGTCGTCCTAGACGAGGCCGATGAAATGCTCAAGCTGGGCTTTGCGGCAGATGTGGAGAGGATCTTGcagaaagtgaaggaaaaTCCTTTCAACGTCCAGTTGATTCTCTTCTCGGCTACCACGCCTGGTTGGGTGCAAGACGTCGCAGGGACGCACTTACGAAATCCGACAAACATCGACATTCTCGCGGAACGCAAGCTCAG AACGTCAACGACGGTGTCTCACCTCGCTGtgcgtcttccctctctgaCTCCGTCGGCGTCGGCCCTcccgcgctcttcttcttctgggcgAGGGAGCAGCTCGGCCGTCGCGGCTGCTGCGCCGCTTCTTCAGGACCTGATTCTTGCAGAGTCCGAGAACGGGAAGCAAGCGATCGTGTTTGTGCCGACAAAGGCGGACGCAGATGCTCTCGCGAACGCTGCAGACTTTGAAAGAGTCGGCGCCAGCGTCCTCCACGGGGACATCGGCCAGGAAACCAGGCAGGCCGTCATGGAAGGATTTCGGAGAGGCAAGTGCCAGAAAAcgctttgcttttctcga
- a CDS encoding hypothetical protein (encoded by transcript TGME49_222150) produces METKEMKAIRRQKRLSRNESKLPFESNQRKAPIERMETTQKDRRENRFLHRLPGCKRGRRPVAARDKDGGSAGHSRQVQEQRETRKPQGVKRECSAFHEEKKSWKEIQMKTEKLWLSRTEMNSRETDPTKNGSAAFWRLKLRLKQEKGKRQNKNGQETRVKDTVKETEKARKQKEERKVVQLKPVEVVQELQQLPSQFGMRKGE; encoded by the coding sequence atggaaacgaaggagatgaaggcgatacggagacagaaacgttTGTCGAGGAACGAGAGCAAACTCCCGTTTGAGTCGAATCAGAGGAAAGCGCCGATAGAGAGAATGGAGACAACACAGAAGGATAGGAGGGAGAATCGGTTCTTGCACCGTTTGCCGGGATGCAAACGCGGGCGAAGGCCAGTAGCAGCTCGTGACAAGGACGGAGGTTCAGCCGGGCACAGCCGCCAAGTAcaagagcaaagagaaacgaggaagccTCAGGGGGTGAAGCGAGAGTGTTCTGCGTTTcatgaagagaagaaaagctggAAGGAGATACAgatgaagacggagaagctgTGGCTGTCGAGGACGGAGAtgaactcgagagagacggatcCGACGAAGAACGGGTCTGCTGCTTTTTGGAGGCTGAAGCTTCGGCTGAAGCaagaaaaggggaagcgGCAGAATAAGAATGGGCAAGAGACGAGGGTGAAGGACAcggtgaaggagacagagaaggcgaggaagcagaaagaagagaggaaggttGTGCAGCTGAAGCCTGTTGAGGTTGTCCAAGAGCTGCAGCAACTTCCGTCTCAATTTGGGATGCGAAAAGGCGAAtaa
- a CDS encoding hypothetical protein (encoded by transcript TGME49_222155), whose protein sequence is MSRLPVSSVGRGLGAEGRPLAASLERQVTICCLAFSSLSLPGCGTRHKCSRKRSRLPIPCRLHAFPWSSASRVLRRMRGEPRKGATKAEERACWSKRTFCLRRGDLARRSRAVEKPGPSDEGGVSVQEQGKKTGRNVGRARQRRNTATGNDAESCPREAKRRPISKLFSACSTETLAWLVGLLRRHYGSAEKRTAETLRAKSLPRLKGTCRDGQRGSFEIETERERNEQHSEFRSGDASTKNSEGRTACRGRNAGDKTQREEHTGTDRLEKGSGRRSRLEDEVLHTLADILPSLRLSLPRPPTVSASGPCPSSSVSFGAQRVRESYFVADLHESARASPSVAYEVFCGAPAYPYTVDILLRGERHA, encoded by the exons atgtctcgtctccctgtCTCATCCGTAGGTCGCGGCCTGGGAGCAGAAGGCCGGCctctcgctgcgtctctggaGCGCCAGGTGACGATTTGTTGCTTAGcattttcttcgctttctctaCCTGGATGCGGAACGCGACACAAGtgcagcaggaagagaagtcgTCTTCCCATCCCGTGCaggttgcatgcgtttccgtGGTCTTCGGCCTCGAGGGTGCTGAGACGCATGCGTGGAGAGCCGAGAAAGGGcgcgacgaaggcagaggaacgcGCCTGCTGGAGCAAAAGAACATTTTGTTTGCGTCGCGGCGACTTGGCGCGGCGGTCGCGAGCAGTCGAGAAACCTGGGCCGAGCGACGAGGGGGGGGTCTCGGTGCAagaacaaggaaagaagactgGGAGGAACGTAGGTCGGGCGCGACAAAGGAGGAACACCGCAACTGGAAACGACGCTGAAAGTTGCCCAAGAGAAGCCAAACGGCGCCCGATAAGCAAGCTGTTCTCGGCGTGCTCAACGGAGACGCTTGCGTGGCTAGTTGGGCTCCTGAGGAGACACTATGGGTCAGCTGAGAAAaggacagcagagacgcttCGTGCAAAGTCGCTTCCCAGATTGAAAGGAACATGTCGAGATGGGCAACGAGGGAGTTTTGAAATCGAaacggaaagagagagaaacgaacagcaCAGTGAGTTTCGCAGCGGGGACGCATCCACGAAAAACAGTGAAGGccgaactgcatgcaggggaaGGAACGCGGGAGACAAGACGCAGCGAGAGGAGCACACAGGGACCGACCGCCTTGAAAAAGGAAGCGGAAGACGATCCCGTCTCGAAGATGAG GTGCTCCATACCCTCGCTGACattcttccttctttgcgtctgtctcttcctcgaccccccactgtctccgcctcgGGGCCCtgtccctcctcttctgtctcctttggaGCCCAACGCGTTCGAGAGAGCTACTTTGTGGCCGACCTTCATGAATCTGCacgcgcctctccctccGTCGCTTACGAAGTTTTTTGCGGTGCGCCTGCCTATCCCTACACTGTCGATATTCTTttgcgaggagagaggcacgCGTAA